A window of the Gossypium arboreum isolate Shixiya-1 chromosome 2, ASM2569848v2, whole genome shotgun sequence genome harbors these coding sequences:
- the LOC108461611 gene encoding L-type lectin-domain containing receptor kinase S.4-like yields the protein MPYFLPVLLTLIPLLISSSSSQPTATVFFPGFKSPNLSTNLTLTGSAEIQANGILKLTNDTGRLQGHAFCSSPFRFKNSSNGQAFSFSTTFAMAIVPEYPKLGGHGLAFTIAASKDLKALPRQYLGILNATNVGNSSDYLVAVEFDTVQDFEFQDINDNHVGIDINSLNSTASVPAGYYIDGVGLVKQNVSLQSGETILVWIEYDSVEKLVNVTISLSSKKPSLPILSLKVDLSPFLQEFMYVGFSASTGLLASSHYILGWSFKINGEAQALDLSSLPSLPRPPEKHTALTVGVSVSSVVLVITALSVAVYIFMKIKNADVIEDWELEIGPQRYDYHELKRATNGFSDKALLGHGGFGKVYKGKLKDSKTQVAVKRVSHESKQGLREFMSEIASIGRLRHRNLVQLLGWCRRRGDLLLVYDYMANGSLDKFLFDDPKIVLNWEQRLNIIKGVASGLLYLHEGYEQIVVHRDVKASNVLLDDELNGKLGDFGLAKLYEHGSNPGTTRVVGTLGYLAPELPKTGKATTSSDVYAFGAFLLEVACGRRPIESNVSQEEPVLIDWVWEKFTQGRLFDVVDIRLNDKYKEDEMLLVLKLGLICSNDAPMARPNMRQAVRYLDGEAELPEVLKPSRIYEGVGEGFDTFLHSFMSSTFDNTSSYSFTDQNGNGGTSIVSL from the coding sequence ATGCCTTATTTCCTCCCGGTTTTGCTTACTCTCATCCCCCTTTtaatctcttcttcttcttcccaaCCCACTGCTACTGTCTTCTTCCCAGGTTTCAAATCCCCAAATCTCAGCACCAACTTAACACTAACAGGAAGTGCAGAGATTCAAGCCAATGGCATTCTAAAATTAACAAACGACACCGGTCGTTTACAGGGTCATGCCTTTTGTAGCTCACCATTTAGATTCAAAAACTCCAGCAATGGCCAAGCTTTCTCCTTTTCAACCACCTTTGCAATGGCCATAGTCCCTGAGTACCCAAAGCTCGGTGGCCATGGCTTGGCTTTCACAATCGCCGCTTCTAAAGACCTCAAAGCACTGCCTAGACAGTACTTAGGGATCCTCAATGCTACCAATGTGGGAAACTCGTCTGATTATCTCGTTGCGGTTGAGTTCGATACGGTTCAAGATTTTGAGTTCCAAGACATCAACGACAACCATGTTGGAATCGACATAAACAGCTTGAACTCAACTGCTTCGGTTCCTGCTGGTTATTACATCGATGGGGTTGGTTTGGTGAAGCAAAATGTTAGTCTCCAGAGTGGGGAAACGATTCTAGTTTGGATCGAGTATGACTCAGTTGAAAAACTTGTTAATGTAACGATTTCTTTGAGTTCTAAAAAACCAAGTTTGCCGATCTTGTCGCTTAAGGTAGATCTTTCACCTTTTCTCCAAGAGTTTATGTATGTTGGGTTCTCAGCTTCAACTGGTTTACTTGCTAGTTCCCATTATATTCTGGGTTGGAGCTTTAAAATCAATGGAGAAGCTCAAGCTCTTGATTTATCTTCATTACCTTCACTTCCCCGACCACCGGAAAAACATACAGCTTTAACAGTTGGTGTCTCGGTTTCATCTGTTGTTCTTGTAATAACAGCTTTATCCGTTGCTGTTTATATCTTTATGAAGATCAAGAATGCTGATGTGATTGAAGATTGGGAATTGGAAATTGGGCCACAAAGATATGATTACCATGAACTCAAAAGAGCAACCAATGGTTTTAGTGACAAAGCTTTACTTGGTCATGGTGGTTTTGGCAAAGTTTATAAAGGAAAGCTTAAGGATTCTAAGACCCAAGTTGCTGTCAAGAGAGTCTCTCACGAATCGAAACAAGGGTTACGCGAGTTCATGTCGGAGATCGCGAGTATTGGGAGACTTCGACATCGGAACTTGGTTCAATTATTGGGATGGTGTAGGAGAAGAGGTGACCTTCTTCTTGTTTATGATTACATGGCTAATGGTAGCTTAGATAAGTTCTTGTTTGATGACCCTAAAATAGTACTTAATTGGGAACAAAGATTGAATATTATAAAGGGTGTTGCTTCAGGGCTTCTTTATTTACATGAAGGGTATGAACAAATTGTGGTTCATAGAGATGTTAAAGCTAGTAATGTGTTGTTAGATGATGAATTGAATGGAAAGTTAGGAGATTTCGGGTTGGCGAAACTGTATGAACACGGTTCGAATCCAGGGACAACTAGGGTTGTTGGAACATTAGGGTATCTAGCACCGGAGTTACCTAAGACAGGAAAGGCCACAACGAGCTCCGATGTTTATGCTTTCGGTGCTTTTTTGCTCGAGGTCGCATGCGGGCGGAGACCCATCGAGTCCAATGTATCACAAGAGGAACCAGTGTTGATTGATTGGGTTTGGGAGAAGTTTACACAAGGGAGGCTCTTCGATGTGGTAGACATTAGGCTTAATGACAAGTATAAAGAAGATGAAATGTTGTTGGTGCTTAAATTAGGCCTAATTTGCTCAAATGATGCGCCTATGGCACGACCTAACATGAGGCAAGCTGTGAGATATCTCGACGGAGAGGCTGAATTACCAGAAGTTTTGAAACCATCGAGGATATACGAGGGAGTTGGcgaagggtttgacacttttctGCATTCGTTCATGTCCTCAACATTTGATAATACCAGTTCGTATTCTTTCACGGATCAAAATGGCAATGGTGGTACTAGTATTGTTTCTCTTTGA